In the Podospora pseudocomata strain CBS 415.72m chromosome 5, whole genome shotgun sequence genome, one interval contains:
- a CDS encoding hypothetical protein (EggNog:ENOG503NWUE; COG:S): MGLIRAGSRLASRGYSGGAAAVAAQRGLWARGPRIPNERSAPPPPPPTTLRRIHWTPQPGPRQERRHYSKDKDKCDDDDHRHEPSIWYKMLESAATSLASILVLGTGFALAAYTYHKSYKYFVLKKMSNAFEPGDPVLDLAAIGKDLPLSKTAAATHWIERPEQSIVDEIVAGKEVGHYHLFIGEKGTGKSSMLLEAMRKIDGDGVAMFEAHADLEIFRIRLGKALDYEFHEDYMGSYFSERGPRDTTALLDIERALNKVEKVALKRRARVGRPLVIIINQMHLIRDDDDGKDLIELLQQRAEQWAASNLVTMVFNSDDYWVYERLKQLSTRMAVLTVLDLPKHQAIAALKNYRRRYFSEVPSSEILEEIYDRVGGRLNFLNRVAKSQDMLATCEEIKRVEKTWFLNQCWILGEEMDDDVMDQQKWAAAAVVLATALVDKEEEMEETYDPAKGHILPSYPLHIAQEIMTRADFVRALDRLNLFSITSKAEVRASSVPMHIAFREIVAQPGFREHLQATIDRIAAIESLGRTREIVAKDLVWGGKYEIKKSYGGVEVSLKQEGKKRDVTVVEEDDDDDDGKSDD; this comes from the exons ATGGGCCTAATACGGGCAGGGAGCCGGTTGGCATCCCGTGGATATTCGGGtggggcagcagcggtgGCAGCACAAAGGGGGCTTTGGGCTCGTGGGCCAAGGATACCAAATGAGAGGagcgcaccaccaccaccaccacccacgaCGTTGAGAAGGATACATTGGACGCCACAACCTGGGCCACGACAGGAGAGGAGACATTATTCCAAGGATAAAGACAAATGCGATG ATGACGATCACCGCCACGAACCCTCCATATGGTACAAGATGCTCGagtccgccgccacctccctggcctccatcctcgtcctcggcaccGGCTTCGCCCTCGCAGCCTACACCTACCACAAATCCTACAAGTACTTTGTCCTCAAAAAAATGTCCAACGCCTTCGAACCCGGCGATCCCGTCCTTGACCTAGCCGCCATAGGCAAagacctccccctctccaaaaccgcCGCGGCAACCCACTGGATCGAGCGCCCCGAGCAGTCCATCGTGGACGAAATCGTCGCCGGCAAGGAGGTAGGCCACTACCACCTCTTCATCGGAGAAAAAGGCACCGGCAAATCCTCCATGCTCCTCGAAGCGATGCGCAAGatcgacggcgacggcgtGGCCATGTTTGAAGCCCACGCCGACCTCGAAATCTTTCGCATCCGCCTCGGCAAGGCGCTAGACTATGAATTCCACGAAGATTACATGGGGAGTTACTTCTCCGAGCGCGGGCCCCGTGACACCACTGCCCTCCTCGACATTGAACGCGCTCTCAACAAGGTTGAAAAAGTCGCGCTCAAAAGACGGGCAAGGGTGGGCAGGCCGTTGGTGATTATCATTAACCAAATGCACCTCATCcgggacgatgatgacgggaaGGACCTGATTGAATTGCTTCAGCAGCGGGCGGAGCAGTGGGCTGCGTCTAATCTTGTTACTATGGTCTTCAACAGCGACGACTACTGGGTTTATGAGAGACTGAAGCAGCTTTCCACCAGGATGGCCGTGCTGACGGTCCTTGACCTGCCCAAGCACCAGGCTATTGCCGCGCTGAAAAACTACCGCAGGAGATACTTTTCTGAGGTCCCGTCGAGCGAAATCCTAGAGGAGATTTACGACCGTGTCGGCGGGCGcctcaacttcctcaacaGGGTGGCGAAATCACAAGACATGCTCGCTACCTGCGAGGAGATCAAGCGAGTGGAAAAAACCTGGTTTTTGAACCAATGCTGGATTTTGGgcgaggagatggatgacGACGTGATGGACCAGCAGAAGtgggcggctgctgcggtggTTCTCGCCACGGCGCTTGTGgataaggaggaggagatggaggagacgTATGATCCCGCAAAGGGCCATATCCTGCCTAGCTACCCTCTCCATATCGCGCAGGAGATCATGACGAGGGCGGATTTTGTCAGGGCGTTGGATAGGTTGAATCTGTTTAGCATTACGAGCAAGGCCGAGGTGAGGGCGAGCAGTGTGCCGATGCATATTGCGTTCAGGGAGATTGTGGCGCAGCCCGGGTTTAGGGAGCATTTGCAGGCTACTATTGATCGGATTGCTGCTATTGAGAGCTTGGGGCGCACGAGGGAGATTGTCGCGAAGGATCTGGTTTGGGGGGGCAAGTATGAGATTAAGAAGAGTtatgggggggtggaggtgtcGTTGAAgcaggaggggaagaagagggatgttactgttgttgaggaggatgatgatgatgatgatgggaagagTGATGACTAG
- a CDS encoding hypothetical protein (COG:K; EggNog:ENOG503Q30B), whose translation MTMGQEQSAPRENDDDNTDIQSGRSSPLPRWDHPENQEQVERQHAATTEPLPETEPPPEASKKEKKKRKKKKDRERSVGEVMDSPGRSLSQLTPLKRKKTRPPSLGNVENVGQSPDGGGSARRKLKKSKRMSLGTILNDNADAVENNDNQDSFVPQPTLPELESEPRLENNEEEDKGMEDAMASQRRKSSSKKKGRNKKAEPEPEPEPEPEVEPEPEPGPEQEQESVPEVGPAPEAAAVEDDMELDEAEEDLANLKTERPDHDSDDDVDMEDGSAARSQHVSETPAPQEEEEESPTSPIVHVKSESGVYDEDEDMSRLGKGDATDEEESPVPTKTERLQRVMDEAQSAYDSGYIETDGSNERSQRFATQVSPALDHEEATSSEDEVMQNVKSAPEEDEEEVNGTPASEASPAQALKAAPESEGEEEGTPESEAEEEQVLKAEEEESEVDDEEPVNDPLEDSADEEEVSEERFSEIPESDIEQPEMQHEEPRVEPPSEAGNVPTSQSEQAHVNGTTVQSSPDLGGDDVAYAASPSPPPPSSARARSSTKRKVKRAFNPDAPVSEPDAQPETSSTRSQKKRKSRDQPEEPEEEEKPEEPEEEPEEEEAPALTPAPKKKKSKKIREVLQEQEGGEIDEAPAASTPAPKQKKTPRSKKSKKAASEEQEEKLDKHGYATGRLTAVEEDKVTKAVNKFRKDEGLTQAEINRIIQENPAVAVHNAKGAPTLHAALWTAVCEACPSRSRLKLQKFCRRKFHNFVARGQWTADQDEELQEMMKIHGNKWTVIGGLINRHPQDVRDRWRDYIVCRDKVVKHDWSNEEEAKLTQAVKEAVDKIRKDLISRREDEGQAESLVNWQAISEAMGRTRNRLQCMEKWKRILKAEPIADRDRVITLLPDTDNWRVKLARQDLTKITPAEKYRLACVIRDGCTETEREIDWKKITERIFKDKYQRQALVVIWGRLRSSVPHHGDKTVHECAQHIVNRYDEEGGFGDSYGNYPDEQSLPPSAKKPRGRAKKPKEPTTRRRSTSVASAKKKKKELSEAFIVDETDSEGETVVEDTVMEDTVREDAASIASDAPPIDSDEEHEEEAPEETADEEAEAPPQSSVVKRLAPEEDDTLDQEDETRPPFVPSPSVEADAARTRRRERSLSNKPPTPAAIEEESGEEVQDEDMVTSTRLKSAKKRPATEEMSPRKKRKTNSESTVRPAVMSSSSPAVTYGRKSNSRKENKKAAAEAVKARQARALSTISSDMDDMDDIPARLPGQTPPGRVTRRVARK comes from the exons ATGACAATGGGCCAAGAACAGAGCGCTCCTCGCGagaacgacgacgacaacacgGACATCCAAAGCGGCCGCTCATCCCCACTTCCCCGCTGGGACCACCCGGAAAACCAGGAGCAAGTAGAACGACAACACGCGGCTACTACCGAGCCGCTCCCCGAGACCGAGCCCCCTCCTGAGGCGagcaagaaagagaagaagaagaggaaaaagaagaaggatcgCGAGAGGAGCGTTGGTGAAGTTATGGACTCACCGGGCCGATCGCTGTCGCAGCTGACGCcgctgaagaggaagaagacgcgTCCTCCGTCTTTGGGGAATGTCGAGAATGTTGGTCAGAGTccggatggtggtgggtcgGCGAGGCGGAAGTTGAAGAAGTCGAAGCGGATGTCGTTGGGGACGATTTTGAATGACAATGCCGATGCTGTTGAGAACAATGACAATCAGGACTCGTTTGTTCCCCAGCCGACGCTTCCAGAGCTCGAATCTGAGCCTCGGCTTGAGAATaatgaggaagaggacaagGGAATGGAGGATGCTATGGCTTCTCAACGGCGCAAATCGAGtagcaagaagaagggcaggAACAAGAAGGCTGAGCCAGAACCAGAGCCGGAACCAGAGCCAGAGGTGGAACCagagccggagccggggccagagcaagagcaagagtCAGTGCCAGAGGTGGGACCGGCCCCTgaagccgccgccgtggAGGATGATATGGAATTGGacgaagctgaggaggatcttGCCAACCTGAAGACTGAACGCCCGGATCACGATTCCGACGATGACGTCGACATGGAGGACGGTTCGGCAGCACGATCCCAGCACGTTTCCGAGACACCCGCCcctcaagaggaagaggaggaatcgCCTACTTCGCCCATCGTGCACGTTAAGTCCGAGTCAGGGGTGtatgacgaagacgaggacaTGTCGAGGCTTGGGAAGGGAGATGCCACGGACGAAGAAGAGTCACCTGTGCCAACCAAGACCGAGAGACTGCAAAGGGTGATGGATGAAGCACAGTCTGCCTACGACTCTGGGTATATCGAGACGGATGGCAGCAACGAAAGAAGTCAGAGGTTCGCGACTCAGGTTTCACCCGCTCTGGACCATGAAGAGGCTACGTCGTCGGAAGATGAGGTAATGCAGAATGTGAAGTCTgcgccggaggaggatgaggaggaggtgaacgGGACACCGGCGAGTGAGGCCAGCCCTGCTCAGGCGCTTAAGGCTGCGCCTGAgagtgagggtgaggaggagggaacaCCAGAAagcgaggccgaggaggagcaggtattgaaggccgaggaggaagaaagcgAGGTAGACGACGAAGAGCCGGTTAATGACCCCCTCGAAGACAGtgcggacgaggaggaggtaagCGAGGAGAGGTTCTCCGAAATCCCCGAAAGCGACATTGAACAACCAGAAATGCAGCACGAGGAACCGAGAGTCGAACCACCGTCGGAAGCTGGGAATGTGCCGACCAGTCAGAGCGAGCAAGCTCATGTCAATGGGACCACCGTTCAATCTTCACCAGATCTTGGCGGCGACGATGTTGCTTATGCGGCTtcgccatcaccccctcccccctcatctgCCAGGGCCCGTTCTTCCACGAAACGTAAAGTGAAACGTGCTTTCAATCCCGACGCCCCCGTCAGCGAGCCAGACGCACAGCCGGAGACATCCTCAACTCGCTCCCAAAAGAAGCGTAAATCAAGAGATCAACCAGAGGagcccgaggaggaagagaaacctgag gagcccgaggaggagcccgaggaggaagaagctccTGCTCTCACCCCAGcacccaagaagaaaaagtcCAAGAAGATTCGCGAAGTTCTTCAAGAgcaagagggcggcgagATCGACGAGGCCCCCGCTGCCTCTACACCTGCCCcaaagcagaagaagacaccAAGGTCAAAGAAGTCGAAGAAGGCGGCCTCCGAggaacaagaagagaaacTCGATAAGCACGGTTACGCTACTGGGAGACTTActgctgttgaagaagataAGGTCACCAAAGCAGTGAACAAGTTTCGCAAGGACGAGGGCCTAACCCAGGCTGAAATCAACAGGATCATCCAAGAAAACCCTGCCGTAGCCGTGCACAATGCCAAGGGTGCCCCGACATTGCATGCCGCTCTTTGGACCGCTGTGTGCGAGGCGTGCCCTTCAAGATCACGGTTGAAGCTGCAGAAGTTTTGCAGACGAAAATTCCACAACTTTGTGGCACGTGGTCAGTGGACTGCTGACCAGGATGAGGAGCTACAGGAAATGATGAAGATTCACGGCAACAAGTGGACAGTCATCGGAGGTCTGATCAACAGACATCCCCAGGATGTTCGTGACAGGTGGAGAGACTATATCGTTTGCCGGGACAAAGTAGTGAAGCATGACTGGAgcaacgaggaggaggcgaagctCACCCAAGCAGTCAAGGAGGCCGTCGACAAGATTCGGAAAGACCTCatctcgaggagggaggacgAAGGACAAGCCGAGAGCCTGGTCAACTGGCAGGCTATCAGCGAGGCGATGGGCCGGACGAGAAACCGACTTCAGTGCATGGAGAAGTGGAAGAGAATACTCAAAGCTGAGCCGATTGCGGACCGGGACAGGGTCATCACCTTGCTCCCTGATACTGACAACTGGAGAGTGAAACTGGCTCGCCAGGATTTGACCAAGATTACACCAGCTGAGAAATACAGATTGGCCTGCGTCATCCGCGATGGCTGCACGGAAACCGAGCGGGAGATCGACTGGAAGAAGATTACCGAGAGGATCTTCAAGGACAAGTATCAGCGTCAAGCCCTGGTTGTTATCTGGGGCCGGTTGAGGTCGTCGGTGCCACACCATGGGGATAAGACCGTTCATGAATGCGCGCAGCATATTGTTAATAGGTatgatgaagagggaggatttggggaCAGCTACGGCAACTACCCTGATGAACAGTCCCTTCCTCCCAGCGCCAAAAAGCCTCGCGGCAGAGCCAAAAAGCCGAAAGagccgacgacgagacgCCGCTCGACCTCCGTCGCCTCcgccaaaaagaagaagaaagagtTGAGTGAAGCTTTTATTGTTGACGAGACTGACTCTGAGGgtgagacggtggtggaggacaCTGTGATGGAGGATAcggtgagggaggatgcTGCCTCGATCGCTTCCGATGCCCCACCGATCGACTCTGATGAGGAgcatgaagaagaagcgccCGAGGAGACCGCAgacgaagaagcagaagcaccACCTCAGTCCTCCGTCGTGAAGCGCCTCGCCCCTGAAGAGGACGACACCTTGGATCAAGAAGACGAAACACGCCCCCCATTTGTGCCGTCCCCCTCGGTCGAAGCAGATGCAGCCCGCACTCGTCGCCGCGAGCGTTCTCTCTCCAACAAGCCCCCCACCCCTGCCGCCATCGAGGAAGAATCTGGTGAAGAGGTCCAGGACGAGGACATGGTCACCAGCACTCGTCTCAAGTCGGCCAAGAAGCGCCCCGCCACCGAGGAGATGTCGCCccgcaagaagagaaagaccAACTCGGAGAGTACTGTCCGGCCTGCGGTCATGAGCAGTTCTTCGCCTGCTGTTACGTACGGGAGGAAGTCGAATAGCAGGAAGGAGAACAAGaaagcggcggcggaggcggtgaaGGCGAGGCAGGCGAGGGCGTTGAGCACGATCAGCAGTGATATGGATGACATGGATGATATCCCTGCGAGGTTGCCGGGGCAGACGCCGCCGGGGAGGGTGACCAGGAGAGTTGCGAGAAAGTAG
- a CDS encoding hypothetical protein (EggNog:ENOG503P2PN), protein MAAAQGVTMPGSVGDDVFVDTTTGGPVPMQEGQPLTHPTSAIRETQQPGSHQHVAQQQALALAHQQQQQQQQQQRGHVTSPSTLSVGSESTGTGANSREAAERIIREQFEGGRGGGGQRGGRGDGLGSPKEGERLGRFYFEER, encoded by the coding sequence ATGGCTGCCGCGCAGGGGGTTACGATGCCGGGCAGTGTGGGGGATGATGTCTTTGTTGATACTACTACTGGGGGGCCGGTTCCGATGCAGGAGGGGCAGCCTTTGACGCATCCGACGAGTGCTATCAGGGAGACGCAGCAGCCGGGGTCGCATCAGCATGTtgctcagcagcaggcgCTGGCTTtggcccaccagcagcagcagcaacagcagcagcagcagaggggCCATGTAACGTCACCGAGTACGTTGTCTGTTGGGTCTGAGTCTACGGGGACTGGGGCGAATAGtagggaggcggcggagaggattATTAGGGAGCAGTTTGAGGGTGGGCgtggggggggtggtcagagagggggaaggggggatggtCTGGGGAGTCCGAAGGAGGGcgagaggttggggaggttttATTTTGAGGAGCGTTAA
- a CDS encoding hypothetical protein (EggNog:ENOG503P2PN), which translates to MAPTPSATSDRPAAPGSRRSVFLWDGSSACKVHRAILSPFHPAASDIHLRRVLFVVSLASTSNNSEPAKRADNITHFVFVPRRHRRTTTQKAQIPCVATPIISCPQPRTKSHLQHPHTPSAKMSQTSHPTLINLPPGPSNPDTPEIPGTPTSTTTSLSALSTTAIKDGHKGTVHHHPHPLNPRGLPPQYDPSNSSLEAERADRISRLTGLAPAAFSRQQQFRSGQQQPIQPYTQTQQFQPPTGIAYFDAQGQPQMQNKMSTVGSASATEVSPSLGGGSVSGRSRTTTMRGREDGDEDMLTEMDSASVAGGSGYVDEDMMIDEMDDDGLSRRSAGTYDEEDDGRESLVGFGEGAGSTGHAEWWRARGDRGFGEE; encoded by the exons ATGGCCCCCACACCCTCCGCGACTTCAGACCGTCCAGCAGCCCCGGGAAGCCGTCGCTCGGTCTTTCTTTGGGATGGGAGCAGTGCATGCAAAGTCCACCGAGCGATCCTTTCTCCGTTTCATCCAGCTGCTTCTGATATCCATCTCCGTCGCGTTTTGTTCGTCGTCTCTTTAGCATCAACAAGTAACAACAGCGAGCCAGCCAAACGCGCGGATAACATCACCCACTTCGTCTTTGTACCTCGTCGGCATCGTCGGACTACAACTCAGAAAGCACAGATTCCGTGTGTCGCAACCCCTATTATCAGTTGCCCTCAGCCTCGCACGAAGTCTcacctccagcacccacATACACCATCAGCAAAGATGTCGCAGACCTCCCATCCaaccctcatcaacctccctccaGGCCCCTCCAACCCAGACACCCCTGAGATTCC CggaaccccaacctccacgaccacctccctctcggcCCTCTCCACAACAGCCATCAAAGACGGCCACAAGGGCaccgtccaccaccaccctcaccctttAAATCCCCGCGGCCTACCCCCCCAATATGACccatccaactcctccctcgaaGCCGAACGCGCCGACCGCATCTCCCGCCTCACCGGTCTGGCCCCCGCCGCTTTTTctcgacaacaacaattCCGATccggccaacaacaacctatCCAACCCTATACCCAAACCCAGCAattccaacccccaacaggTATAGCCTACTTTGATGCTCAAGGTCAACCCCAAATGCAAAACAAGATGAGCACTGTTGGGTCTGCCTCGGCAACAGAAGTGTCCCCTTCTCTGGGGGGTGGGTCAGTCagcgggaggagcaggactacgacgatgagggggagggaggatggggatgaggatatgTTGACTGAGATGGATAGTGCTAGTGTTGCGGGGGGGAGCGGGTATGTGGATGAGGATATGATGattgatgagatggatgatgatgggttgagtAGGAGGAGCGCGGGGACTtacgatgaggaggatgatgggagggagagtttggtgggctttggggagggggcggggagtACG GGGCATGCCGAGTGGTGGAGGGCAAGGGGGGATAGGGGGTTTGGAGAGGAGTAA
- a CDS encoding hypothetical protein (COG:S; EggNog:ENOG503P5FR) gives MGVMHVVMFSFKPLATPEEVQEVCDKLLALKDTCLHPETNRPYMKNITGGVNTHMSDSQDRVTHAFVSEFDSDEDREYYLKTDPAYAAFWEGAKGIVEKTEVVGFMPGKF, from the exons ATGGGCGTAATGCACGTGGTGATGTTCAGCTTCAAACCGCTGGCCACACCGGAGGAGGTTCAAGAA GTCTGTGACAAGCTCCTAGCGCTTAAAGACACCTGCCTCCATCCAGAAACCAACCGGCCGTATATGAAGAATATAACTGGAGGGGTGAATACGCACATGAGTGACTCCCAA GACAGAGTAACCCATGCCTTTGTGAGCGAGTTCGACAGTGACGAGGACAGAGAATATTATCTCAAGACAGACCCGGCGTATGCTgctttttgggagggtgCAAAGGGGATTGTGGAGAagacggaggtggtggggtttaTGCCTGGAAAGTTTTGA